CGCTTTGGCCGCCTTATTTCCATCGACACCCGGCTTCTCAGCAACAATGATTTGTATTCCCTGGTAGAAGCCATTACCATCGCCCGCCAGACCGGCGCGCGCATGCAAATTTCTCACCTCGTCTATCAATACGGCACCGGCATGATCAAAGAAGCCCTGACAGTCATCTCCAAAGCCATCCAGGACGGCCTAGACATCCGCTTTGACAGCGGCATGTATACGGAATGGGCCACTCATATCGGCACCGTTCTTTTTAATGAAGAAGCCCTAGCCCGCGAAGAATGGAAGCTGGAAGACATCATTGTCATTACCGGGCCGCATCACGGACAGCGCCTGACGCCGGAGCTTTATAAGCATCTGCGTGCTGAAGCCCCCACTACCTCCGTCGTGGTGCTAACAGGCATTGAAGAGGAAATCTACCAGGCGCTGCTGCATCCTTCGGCCATGCCCTCCACTGACACCGGCGCTTACGCGCCCGGCGAAGGACACCCGCAAATCGCCGGCAGCTTCCCTCGATACTTCAAAAAAATGGTTGCGAACCGTTACGACCTCAGCCTCATGGAAGCCATCCGCAAAGCCACCTTACTCCCAGCGGACACCCTGGGGCTGTTACAAAAAGGGCGCCTCGAAGAAGGCATGGACGCGGATATCGTCGTTTTCGACATCCACTCGCTCAGCGACAACGCCACCTTCTTTACGCCAGACGCACCTCCTAGCGGCATTGACTATGTCATTGTCAATGGCCGCTTAGCGCTGGATCATGGCGTCATCCGGGACAACAAAGCGGGACGCAGCATCCGCTGCCAGTGCCCCGCTTACGATTACCAGATATAAGAAGAATTGAACAAGAGTCACGTGAGTCGCGGGAGGGTACGAAGGAGAGCTACGAATATAGTTTTGAACAAGAGTAAAGGGAGTAAAGTGAGGGTTCGAAGAGGACTACGGAGAACAGGTCAAAAAAACCGACCCCCAAAAGTTAGATTTTTAAGGTCTAACTTTTGGGGGTCAGTTCAGAATGTGGTACGGACTTTTTCCTTGTGTATCGTTTATGAACTTTATTTGGACGCTGTTTTCGTCGTGGTCGCGGTTTTCGTTTCATCGCCGCGCACATACAAACGGATCTGCTTGGCTGCTTTTTTCAACGCCAGCTTATACGCTTCCGCCTCAGTCTGCACCGTAGCCCGACAGTCGAGCAGCTTTTTCTGCTGCAGCACGCCTGTTTTTGCATCCCGAATCAGCACCGTAGCGCTGAGATGATACTGACAGGCGTCTTCCCCCGCCAGAAATCCAGGCATTTTCAAGGCTTCCCCAGTTACCTTCTTTATTTCTACTAAAGTAGCCGCGTTGGCGTCATTTTTCTGCAGACCAAACTCCGCTAAAATCGCTTTATTCAAATCCGACGCCAACAGCGTATTATCCTGAAGCTCCTCCGCCGGCAGCACCGCAAACGCCACCGTAAGATCCTTGACCACCTTCACCGTTTTATCGTCTTTAGAGGCAGCCTGCGCTGGAAGCGCTAGCAAACAAACTAGGCAGCCCAGCAGCACGCCGCGAAATAATGATTTCATATTCATCCCTCCCAAGAAGAGTAAATTCGGCAAAAAAGGCCGTTTTCCTGCCACTCTTTCTGCCAGTATCAAACCCTTCAAGACACTACTTTTTTATCCAACAAGCGCCAACGCCATAAAATTATTCACCATATGCATCATAATACACGGCCATAACGAGTCAGCTTTTTGAAACAACCAACCCTGCAAAAGAGAAAATCCAAAAATAAAAGCCACAAGCTGCGCCCAAGCAATTGCGCCATGTGCAATTTTGTCAGCATTCATATACCAAATAGGAAAATGGATACTCACAAACAACAAACTTACTAACAAATTTGCATTCCAAAAAGAATACCAGCCCTTCAATTTTTGCAAGAAATATCCTCGAAACAATACTTCCTCAACGACTCCGGCAACAACTACCGTATTCACCCACTGCGCAACCGTAAGCCATGGAGAAAAAATGGTATTGGCATAAAATAGCATATGCATTAGAAAATTATAGCCCACAATAAAGCCAATGCCTATACCACTCCATGCTATAGATGTCCACGCATGAGAATTCAAGCGCAAATAAGAAGCTACCTCGCATTGTTTCGCTTTCAAACTAACAATAACCGGCACTACCCACACCATTGCTTTCCAAATCGGGCCTAACATCTCACTAAGGATGGCCCCCTTCAGTCTTAGCGCCGGAAATAAAATCACTTCTGTAAGCGCCCAAATTACATAAAAAAAGACGATATGCTTTAATAAACCATACCGTTCACTTATTCGCGTAAAATCCAATGCCGTTTCCTCCAAAATTCGTATCGTGCGGTATCGTCCTGGTTTTACAAAAATTCACCTTCCTAATCTTCAATTCCCCGAATCAAATACACGCATTCTTAATACTGCCCCATAACATTCCTTAAAATATATCCCTATCTGAAAGCATAACCGTTTTCTCCTTGCCTCGTCCCCAAGGTGTTTCTCGTATTTTAACGTAAAGCTCCATATGTCCTTGCTGCGAAAAATGAACTATCATAGCCCCCAACGTTTGCGTCATTGTGTCCGTACTGCCGCTACGCCAGATGCTTTTATCAGGACCGTTGGTTTGGTCATTACTGAAAGCGATAAAATTCTGCATAGAATACGGCTTGCCAGTTCCGTCTAACAGCTGAGAAATCCGCTCATACCGCGCCATGCTCGAAGCTCCTGGCTGCAGGTAATTAGCCCCTTGAATTGCTTCTTCTACGTAGTGATTAGTATGAAATAAAGCACCATCCGAAGTCTGCCTAACGGCAATGTTTCCTTCGAGGCCGATCTCGACATACGCCACCTTGCGTTTATCCGCCAAAATCAAATACTGAGGTCCCACAAACAAGTCCCTCAGGGCCAACGCCTCGTCAACGCTGCTGCATTTTGTCAGGAGTGGTTTCAATATGCCGCCTTTGTAATGCGGCATGGCGAGGCGTTCCGCCCTTTTAATCGCCCCCGCCGTAGCGCTAAATATAGCGAACCCTTGCTTATTCAGTCCTCCAGCTAGCGAATTTGCTTCTCTATCCCCTTTAAACCAGCCATAATATGCATAGCCGTCTTCCGGTTGAACCAAACGCAGTTCCTGGTATTGCGGCGTCCAATCGCGATTTTTAGCAACCAAGACGCCTCCATCCTCTACCCAACCGCCGCTAGCGCCATACAAGGTACAGGCCTGAGCCGCCCCTAACACACTAAAAGCGACACAGATGCTTATGAAAAAACTCTTACTCGATCTCATGCGCCTGTCCTCCTGGGGTTTCAGCTCCTTCGATTATACCCTTCATTTGTCCGCTTGAAAAAGTTTCTGACCATATTGACTTAAGCGTTTTGCAAAAAGCTCTGCATATTTCAAGCGATTCGCTTCCTTTTCCCCGTACATCAACGTGTCAGCTTCTTTAATGATTGCATTAGTACTAGTAACATCAGTAGCCTGGCCGATCGCCCAACCAATGGAAACGCTCACAGGAACAGCTCTATTTTCTCGATTGTGTGCTGCAATCTTGTCGCGGACCCGCTGGCAGGCTTCTTGAACAACGACATCATCGGTCATCTGCATGACAACAGCAAATTCATCGCCCCCTAGGCGTATAACAAGATCGTGGTGGTCAAAACACTCCTTAATCATTTTTCCTACGGCCGTCAGCAAGACATCCCCCGCAGTATGTCCGCAAGTATCATTGACCAACTTGAGCCCATCCACATCAATGGAAATAAAGCCAATCGGATTGAAGCGGCCTGTTGCCAGACGCAGAAGTTCATGCTCTAAGTAATTGCGATTATACAAACCTGTCAGAACGTCGTGAAAACCAATATGCAGTAATTTGACCGTAGATACGTAAACAACCGCGATGACTAACAAAAAGGCTATCACTAAAAATACGCTGGTCAGCCAAACAAAGCGAATGGACGAAGCGAGGATTTCATCAGTATTCTGCACCAAGATCAAATACCACTCGCTAACATGATTAATGCCCTGAAAATCGAATTTCATCACATGATAGGTCTTATCGGCATCATCCACAAGCAGCTCAAAATGCTCCTCGCCATTTATAATACGGGATCGCACTGACTCATATTTCTTGGCCATTTCCTCACTAAGAATAAAAGATTTTTCAGGATGGGAAATAGGCAAGCCCTTCTCATCCACCATAAACATATAACCGCTTTGACCCAATTTAACGCCATTGACAAATTTATCCGTAAAATGCCTCATAGGCATTGCCACGTGTATGGCGCCCACGAACATGCCATCCTTCCGAACCGGCAAAGAAATTATAAACGCAGGGTTTCCATAGATCAAGCTGCGATATACATGGGTAATCACATTAGGCTTGCCTTCATCATAGATCGACTTCGCCATAGGATGCTCCGCATTTGATTTTCCAATCGAATCGCCCCTAGTCGAATCCGCAAAAAATACCCCTCGTTTAATGACATACTTCTTGCCGTTGACAGCCGTCAATTCAAAATCAAAGTCTGGACGCAAATTAGCCGACAGCGCAATGTTTTCATAAAAACCATTTTTTTCATGAAAGGAACGTAAAAAGTCATTGGCGCGCGCCACGGCCTCGGCGTCCGTAGGCTGGGCGCAAGCCTCAATAACCCTTGCATCGTCGGCAAGTATCGCTAAAACCACCAATTGATCGTCAATCCAAGTCTGGAGCGTTTTATTAGCCTGATCAAGAATTTTCCCACTGACATCCTGGTTTATTCTCATTTGATTGTGACTGTCCAAATAATAAATCGTGCCTGCCAAGCATACAAACAAGATCAATAAAACAGGCAAAATCAATTGTAAGTATCGAACCGCCACTCTTCTCGGAATGCTAGTGCTATTCTTCATTTACACTCCACTTCTTTTTCAAAAATACATTACTCTGTCATCGGGCTCTACCAGTCTCTTACTGTGGTCTGAAATCCCAAAGCAACACCATTCTACGAAATTCCCATTGTCTAGGGCCTTCATTTCAGTATCTTGCGCCATTTCTATCGAAAAGCAGACTTCATTTTCAATTTATTAAAATTAAATTCTATTTAAATGCAACCAACTCCTGCAATAATATACAATTTTCAAACTGTTTCCATAAAGAACACTGAGGAAAAATCGCCCCGAACTGCAAAAGCCCTAGCCAGCATATCAGAGTCGTCCCCTTGAATCAGATCCACTAAAAAGAAAAAAAGCGCAGCTTCTTAAAGCAGTTGCGCTTTTTTACAACCTATTTTATTGACGAGATCAAGGTATCTGTTTGTTTAACAGCTTTGTCCTTTTCAGCTTTTTTCTTCTTTTTTTCCTTGTTTTTCGGACTCTTGTCTCCCATAATCAACATCTCCCTTTTATTGTGACACCTATGTTCATTATACCACTATTGCGAACCTGCAACGCGATAATTAGCAAAACAATCATCTTACATTTTCTTTTTTATTTAGGACAGAAGAGACATTTCCAAGTTTTTCCTTCTTTGTGATATTCCCGACTTGCCAAAATCACTAAAACCGGTTCAGAAAAACTGTCCCCACCCAAGTCAAAATTGCAATGAATAGCTTGTGCTGCGTCCGCCGCCTTCATCTTTTTTAAGAATAGCGGCTTGAATTAAATCGTTTATGTCGCGAGTAGCCGTGTCTTGAGAGCAATGTGCTATTTTAGCCCACTTAGATGAAGTCAGTTTTCCTTCAAAACCGTCCATAAGAAGGTTTAGGATTTTACGCTGCCGCTCGTTAATCACTTTATCCTTATGATACTCCCAAAACCGAGCCTTTTTAAGAACGTCGTCTGTGAATTGCGCTGCGCTGTTTACAGCCTCAATCAGGACGGATAAAAACCAAATCAAGCCTTCTGTAATAGCAAGGTCTCCTTTTTGAATGTCCTCGAGAACCGTATAATACTTTTCGCGATTTTTTTGGATCTGCGAAGAAAAGCTATAAAATCGCTGCTCGCTATTTTCCGAGCGCGCCAAGAGAAGATCGGTTAAAGCCCTGGCAATACGGCCATTGCCATCCTCAAAAGGATGGATAGTTACGAACCATATATGCGCAACTACTGCTTTGATGACGGGATCTATTGCTTCTTCCGAATTGAACCAGGCAAGAAAACATTCCATTTCAGCAGGAACTCTCTCGGCGGGCGGAGCTTCAAAATGCACCTTGACCCGGCCGATTCTTCCTGAAATCACCTGCATAGGCCCAGCTTCTTCGCTGCGCCAATGCCCAACCGTTATTTTTGTCATACCGCTATACCCGGCAGGAAACAGCGCGGCATGCCATGAAAATAGACGTTCTGGGGTAAGCGGCGTCTTGTAGTTCTGCGTTGCATCCAACATCATTTCTACCACGCCATCAACATCTCTATCGCTAGGCACAAGACCCAGCCGGTCCATTCCCAGCTTCCTGGCTAACGATGAACGCACCTGCTCTTTATCCAGCTTTTCACCTTCAATTTCACTGGATTTAATTACATCCTGCGTCAGCGTGAGTAAAACGGCATCTTCGCACTGGGACAGGCCAATGACTTGCATGGTCCCTTTAAGCTGCCCTTGAAGAAAGCGAAATTCGGACAAATACGGCAGCAGTTCCGCAGCATCCCAATGAAAATTAGGCCAACTTTCTAATTGATGGATGTAGCGCATAAGGTCCACCTCAACTTTTACCATTTGCGGAGATTATCGTTATTATTCTCCGCATTATTGCGGATATTATACAACATAAAATCCGCATGAGCAAGCTCCCGCATCACAAAAACCACGGTTCTAACCATTCTTGTCAATCGCATTAGTTAGAATGGTTAGAACCATTAACAATAGCTTAGGAGCTGATGCCTGCGTGCTATAAGGACAAAGGAGCCCACGGCAGGATGTACCGAAGGCTCCTAAAAACAGCTTGTTTATGATGTTCCCGTCTTGCCAAAGTCACTAAAATGGTTCAGGAGAACCGTCCCCGTGAGTCTGGAATTTTCTACCTGCTTTTACTATTTACTTTTGCAAAAATAATTGTACGTTATTGAGTTCTCAAAAATACCTTTCTACTATAGCAAGTTTTTCTTGTGATAATCCCTTTATTGAAGGATCAAATACGATTTCCTCCAAACTAATATCAAGAATGAATGGTCTAATCCATTCTATTTCTTCAAAAGAAAAACCATAGCGCAACATTAAAATTTCCTCATTATCATCAGTACCATATTTGAAGAAGTTAGATAATCTTAACGCCTTCTCGTCGGCGGTTTTTTCATAATACTGATAAAAAATTGCATAAAAAATATCGCTGAGTTTGAAACCAATCAACTTATCAAGATAGTCATATGTATCAAAGACAATTCTATCATAATCGACCACTGTTGCCTTCGTTCCCTTTTCATAAAGGCTATAATTATGCAAATTGCTATTAGGCAAATCATCATATCCCCTAATAAATTGTGCGCTTAACTTTTCAGCCTCGTCAATGAAAAGCTTTCTTCTAGCTATTGATGTCTCCTGCTTTAACTGTTTTGCTAATTTTCTCCTTTCTGGAACGCATGCAGCATATGCATACCGATGCCAACAAATTTCTTTGAAGGATTTGGAATGCACTTTCCAAATCAGAATTTTAATTGCGGTTTTCAAAACGCTTTCTTCGCCATCAGATAGCTCTCTTCCATTCAAATAATGTTTATATAACTGTATAAACTGTTTATATAAATCAAGTTTACAATATTTATCACAATTTATTAACTCTAATGAAATAAATTTCTCTTTTTCGAACATTACCCTTAAGATATTTGCAACTATATCACCTATATTTCCATCTTTAAGTCTATTAACTTCGGCGTTAGTAAGATTAAATTCATCGGAAAACTCCCCGTTATTTATTGCTTCTTTAAATTCTTTATAATCTACGTCTATTTCGTCTCCATCTGTATCGAGCAACGATACTGTACTCAAAAATTCTTTTTTTAACATAATTGTTCGAAAAGCACTCATATTATCAGTTTTAACCACAACGCTGCCATAGTCGAATTTCAATGTATCGGTAGAGCGCCCAGCTCTGCCAATAAGATTTTTCATAGACAAAGTACGACTTGCTTCAAATGTATTAAGATACACCACATCAAACGGCATATTAATACCTTGTTCAAGTGTTGATGTAGCAAAACAAATTCTACAAAAACCTTGTTGAGTGAAACACTCTAAAATAAGTCGTGCTTGCAACGGTAATGACCCATGATGAGTAACAATACCATGCTTAATCATTTCTATCATATTGGAATGATAATAGGAATCAGTAGCGCCGATGTAATCAATCAATTGCTCTATGAGATTCAATGCCTTTTTATCTGTTATCAAAGTGCAAGATTTAAGGTATTTAGCAAATTTATCAAAAACGGATTTATCGTAAATGCTAGCCTTGGTTGTATATATTAAAATACTTCTGCCATTATTAATAGCTTCCATCATCGGATCAAACTTACTCTTAATTTTTTGCTTTCCCATGACCTCTTTATCTATTCCAAAATGGTAATATTCATTTCCATCATGTGAAAAAAAAATTTGTCCCACATTTTTTTGCTGATATTGTAGTGATTTAGAAACAACTAAATCAAACTTATTCTTGTATAACTGAGCATCTGGATTA
The nucleotide sequence above comes from uncultured Anaeromusa sp.. Encoded proteins:
- a CDS encoding amidohydrolase family protein, with the protein product MYDLVINNGILFDPARQLRLQGHLAIQDGRIAAIRSGELFEGKQQLDAAGHIVCPGFIDMHGHIDAAPYCAELSLRQGITTTVGGNCGASPLDLEQFFREQDETGFPLHQAEFIGHSTLRRTVGVEDPLQPATNEQILAMERLASQALEAGACGLSLGLAYVPGSSAEEVLRLSRLAARFGRLISIDTRLLSNNDLYSLVEAITIARQTGARMQISHLVYQYGTGMIKEALTVISKAIQDGLDIRFDSGMYTEWATHIGTVLFNEEALAREEWKLEDIIVITGPHHGQRLTPELYKHLRAEAPTTSVVVLTGIEEEIYQALLHPSAMPSTDTGAYAPGEGHPQIAGSFPRYFKKMVANRYDLSLMEAIRKATLLPADTLGLLQKGRLEEGMDADIVVFDIHSLSDNATFFTPDAPPSGIDYVIVNGRLALDHGVIRDNKAGRSIRCQCPAYDYQI
- a CDS encoding CPBP family intramembrane glutamic endopeptidase, which encodes MDFTRISERYGLLKHIVFFYVIWALTEVILFPALRLKGAILSEMLGPIWKAMVWVVPVIVSLKAKQCEVASYLRLNSHAWTSIAWSGIGIGFIVGYNFLMHMLFYANTIFSPWLTVAQWVNTVVVAGVVEEVLFRGYFLQKLKGWYSFWNANLLVSLLFVSIHFPIWYMNADKIAHGAIAWAQLVAFIFGFSLLQGWLFQKADSLWPCIMMHMVNNFMALALVG
- a CDS encoding carcinine hydrolase/isopenicillin-N N-acyltransferase family protein, with the protein product MRSSKSFFISICVAFSVLGAAQACTLYGASGGWVEDGGVLVAKNRDWTPQYQELRLVQPEDGYAYYGWFKGDREANSLAGGLNKQGFAIFSATAGAIKRAERLAMPHYKGGILKPLLTKCSSVDEALALRDLFVGPQYLILADKRKVAYVEIGLEGNIAVRQTSDGALFHTNHYVEEAIQGANYLQPGASSMARYERISQLLDGTGKPYSMQNFIAFSNDQTNGPDKSIWRSGSTDTMTQTLGAMIVHFSQQGHMELYVKIRETPWGRGKEKTVMLSDRDIF
- a CDS encoding sensor domain-containing diguanylate cyclase; the protein is MKNSTSIPRRVAVRYLQLILPVLLILFVCLAGTIYYLDSHNQMRINQDVSGKILDQANKTLQTWIDDQLVVLAILADDARVIEACAQPTDAEAVARANDFLRSFHEKNGFYENIALSANLRPDFDFELTAVNGKKYVIKRGVFFADSTRGDSIGKSNAEHPMAKSIYDEGKPNVITHVYRSLIYGNPAFIISLPVRKDGMFVGAIHVAMPMRHFTDKFVNGVKLGQSGYMFMVDEKGLPISHPEKSFILSEEMAKKYESVRSRIINGEEHFELLVDDADKTYHVMKFDFQGINHVSEWYLILVQNTDEILASSIRFVWLTSVFLVIAFLLVIAVVYVSTVKLLHIGFHDVLTGLYNRNYLEHELLRLATGRFNPIGFISIDVDGLKLVNDTCGHTAGDVLLTAVGKMIKECFDHHDLVIRLGGDEFAVVMQMTDDVVVQEACQRVRDKIAAHNRENRAVPVSVSIGWAIGQATDVTSTNAIIKEADTLMYGEKEANRLKYAELFAKRLSQYGQKLFQADK
- a CDS encoding Fic family protein, whose translation is MRYIHQLESWPNFHWDAAELLPYLSEFRFLQGQLKGTMQVIGLSQCEDAVLLTLTQDVIKSSEIEGEKLDKEQVRSSLARKLGMDRLGLVPSDRDVDGVVEMMLDATQNYKTPLTPERLFSWHAALFPAGYSGMTKITVGHWRSEEAGPMQVISGRIGRVKVHFEAPPAERVPAEMECFLAWFNSEEAIDPVIKAVVAHIWFVTIHPFEDGNGRIARALTDLLLARSENSEQRFYSFSSQIQKNREKYYTVLEDIQKGDLAITEGLIWFLSVLIEAVNSAAQFTDDVLKKARFWEYHKDKVINERQRKILNLLMDGFEGKLTSSKWAKIAHCSQDTATRDINDLIQAAILKKDEGGGRSTSYSLQF
- a CDS encoding DEAD/DEAH box helicase, translating into MKELIKKIIERKHLDEIYDFIKRKLFMEGPTSTMVLELLSYLNIFAPEYFEEVKDEILEIMGVFYKNPQATTLQSALFKIYGEYIKEKYQISYTPMQANIVRKIKEYKNFSFSAPTSTGKSYVFRKIIEESEKDVVIIVPSRALINEYYARICKLITDKSVNILTFVDLINTKHAKRSIFILTPERAKELFKFKDRLNVEMFLFDEAQLSDEESVRGLYFDSIVRRTQKAFPTAKYIFAHPFISNPDAQLYKNKFDLVVSKSLQYQQKNVGQIFFSHDGNEYYHFGIDKEVMGKQKIKSKFDPMMEAINNGRSILIYTTKASIYDKSVFDKFAKYLKSCTLITDKKALNLIEQLIDYIGATDSYYHSNMIEMIKHGIVTHHGSLPLQARLILECFTQQGFCRICFATSTLEQGINMPFDVVYLNTFEASRTLSMKNLIGRAGRSTDTLKFDYGSVVVKTDNMSAFRTIMLKKEFLSTVSLLDTDGDEIDVDYKEFKEAINNGEFSDEFNLTNAEVNRLKDGNIGDIVANILRVMFEKEKFISLELINCDKYCKLDLYKQFIQLYKHYLNGRELSDGEESVLKTAIKILIWKVHSKSFKEICWHRYAYAACVPERRKLAKQLKQETSIARRKLFIDEAEKLSAQFIRGYDDLPNSNLHNYSLYEKGTKATVVDYDRIVFDTYDYLDKLIGFKLSDIFYAIFYQYYEKTADEKALRLSNFFKYGTDDNEEILMLRYGFSFEEIEWIRPFILDISLEEIVFDPSIKGLSQEKLAIVERYF